One genomic window of Inquilinus sp. KBS0705 includes the following:
- a CDS encoding TPM domain-containing protein yields the protein MLKKLILCLGLVLCIFTAFSQEIPEKSNTLVTDYTNTLAEGDKQKLESKLVAFNDSSSTQIAVVIMKSTGEYEIGDYALQLGRKWGIGQKDKNNGILVLVALEDRKMTIQTGYGAEGALPDIITQQIIQNDMKPRFRENDYYGGLDAATDDIIKYTKGEYKAEKKSVKSKGNGSPIGFLIIIVVVILIIIFRRGGGGGGGRIIGSRGGASPFWWFLAGNLLGGGGRSSGSDWGGGGSWGGGGSSGGGGFGGFGGGSFGGGGSSGSW from the coding sequence ATGCTTAAAAAACTTATTTTATGCCTGGGCTTAGTGCTCTGCATATTCACCGCGTTTTCGCAGGAAATTCCTGAAAAATCCAATACACTGGTTACCGATTATACCAATACGCTTGCCGAAGGCGACAAGCAAAAATTGGAAAGTAAGCTGGTTGCCTTTAATGATTCCTCGTCTACCCAAATAGCGGTGGTTATTATGAAATCGACCGGGGAATATGAAATTGGCGATTATGCTTTGCAATTGGGCCGCAAGTGGGGAATTGGCCAAAAGGATAAAAACAACGGTATTTTAGTATTGGTTGCGCTTGAGGACCGTAAGATGACCATACAAACCGGCTACGGCGCCGAAGGTGCTTTACCCGATATTATTACCCAACAGATCATCCAAAACGATATGAAGCCCCGCTTTAGGGAGAATGATTATTATGGCGGGCTTGATGCTGCTACAGATGATATTATCAAATACACCAAAGGCGAATACAAAGCTGAAAAAAAATCTGTTAAAAGCAAAGGCAATGGAAGCCCTATAGGTTTCCTTATCATTATTGTTGTAGTTATCCTTATCATCATATTTCGCAGAGGTGGCGGCGGTGGCGGTGGCCGTATTATTGGCAGCCGCGGCGGTGCAAGCCCTTTCTGGTGGTTCCTGGCCGGTAATTTACTTGGCGGCGGTGGTCGTAGTAGCGGTAGCGACTGGGGCGGCGGCGGTAGCTGGGGCGGCGGCGGGTCGTCAGGCGGTGGTGGCTTTGGTGGTTTTGGCGGCGGCAGCTTTGGCGGCGGCGGCTCATCAGGCAGTTGGTAG
- a CDS encoding LemA family protein — protein sequence MKNLFIVIAVVVVLALMGGCSYNGMVKSDENVKGKWGEVQTQYQRRTDLIPNLVATVKGEANFEKSTLTEVTNARARATSIQVDPTKLTPESIQQYQQAQGQLSTALGRLLVASENYPNLRANDAFRGLQVQLEGTENRISVARRDFNVAVQDYNSKIRTFPANITAKMFGFNEKGYFQSEAGSDKAPKVAF from the coding sequence ATGAAAAATTTATTTATCGTAATAGCTGTTGTAGTTGTATTAGCCCTTATGGGTGGCTGCAGTTATAATGGCATGGTAAAATCTGACGAGAATGTTAAAGGCAAATGGGGCGAAGTGCAAACCCAATACCAGCGCCGTACCGATTTGATACCTAACCTGGTTGCCACTGTTAAAGGTGAAGCTAATTTTGAAAAAAGCACCTTAACCGAAGTTACCAATGCCCGCGCAAGGGCTACATCTATACAGGTTGATCCCACTAAACTTACTCCCGAAAGCATACAGCAATATCAGCAGGCGCAGGGGCAGCTAAGCACAGCTTTAGGGCGACTATTAGTTGCATCAGAGAACTACCCTAACCTAAGGGCAAATGATGCCTTCAGGGGGCTGCAAGTGCAGTTAGAGGGCACTGAGAACCGCATATCTGTTGCCCGCCGCGATTTTAACGTTGCCGTGCAGGACTACAATAGCAAAATCCGTACGTTCCCGGCTAATATAACCGCTAAAATGTTCGGTTTTAACGAGAAGGGGTACTTCCAATCGGAAGCCGGATCAGATAAAGCGCCAAAAGTAGCATTCTAA
- a CDS encoding glycoside hydrolase family 92 protein codes for MKKIFSAVLICTGLHTAAQTTPQQNLVQYVKPIIGTQRMGHTYPGATVPFGMVQLSPETDTASYELNGKYNPKVYEYCAGYQYDDKTIVGFSHTHFSGTGHSDLGDFLIMPTVGALKLNPGVADKPGSGYRSGFSHANEVSAANYYKVKLDESNIIAEMTTSARVGFHQYTFPKSDQSHIILDLMAGIYNYPDKTVWTYVKVLNDSTLVGYRQTDGWARTRNLYFAMAFSKPFIQHGFKKYDKREVYGGFWGKFNQSKNFPEIAGKQIRAYFDFKTNEGEKIKIKFALSPVSMDGAMANMQAEVPGWDFDKVKADGQQLWETELEKITVNASTERKQDFYTAMYHTMINPTVYMDVDGQYKGLDQNIHKAEGFTNYTTFSLWDTYRALHPLFNIIQPQRNADMVRSMMVHFDQSPEHMLPVWSNSGNENWCMSGYHSVAVIADAVVKGNAPFDANKALDACVATARHRSYEGIGEYIDLGYVPDEKTGVSVSNTLEYAYDDWAIAQMAKKLGRTDIYNEFIKRSENYKNVYDAKAGFMRPKLANGTFRTKFDPLSTINEGFIEGNSWNYTLFAPQDPEGLIKLMGGDKRFVGYLDSLFTMNLPDKYFAETEDITRDGIIGNYVHGNEPSHHVAYLYNWTDKPWKTQERIRMILPRMYKPTPDGLGGNDDTGQMSAWYIFSSLGFYPMAPGSVDYAIGSPAVNNAVVQVGGGKTFTINVKNQSEKNVYVQKITLNGKPLTGLNITHQQIMDGGEMVFYMSSKHK; via the coding sequence ATGAAGAAAATATTTTCTGCTGTTTTAATTTGCACAGGCTTACACACCGCCGCGCAAACCACACCTCAACAAAACCTTGTACAGTACGTTAAGCCAATTATTGGAACACAACGTATGGGCCATACCTATCCGGGTGCTACCGTACCCTTTGGTATGGTGCAGCTAAGCCCCGAAACCGACACCGCCAGCTACGAACTGAACGGTAAATATAACCCAAAGGTATACGAGTATTGCGCGGGTTATCAATACGATGATAAAACCATAGTTGGTTTTAGCCATACCCATTTTAGTGGTACCGGCCATTCAGATCTGGGTGACTTTTTAATAATGCCAACAGTTGGTGCTTTAAAACTGAACCCAGGGGTGGCAGATAAGCCGGGGAGCGGCTACCGCTCAGGTTTCTCTCATGCTAACGAGGTAAGCGCAGCCAACTATTATAAAGTAAAGCTGGACGAAAGCAATATTATAGCCGAGATGACCACCAGCGCACGAGTAGGCTTTCATCAGTATACCTTCCCTAAGTCAGATCAATCGCATATTATATTAGATCTGATGGCGGGCATCTATAATTATCCCGACAAAACCGTTTGGACCTATGTAAAGGTGTTAAATGATAGTACGCTGGTTGGCTATCGCCAAACCGATGGTTGGGCACGCACGCGTAACCTGTATTTTGCAATGGCATTTTCTAAACCATTTATACAGCATGGCTTTAAGAAGTATGATAAACGCGAAGTATATGGCGGTTTTTGGGGTAAATTCAATCAAAGCAAAAACTTCCCCGAAATTGCAGGCAAGCAAATACGTGCCTACTTTGATTTTAAAACAAACGAAGGAGAAAAGATAAAGATAAAGTTTGCGTTATCGCCGGTAAGTATGGACGGCGCTATGGCTAACATGCAGGCCGAAGTACCGGGTTGGGATTTTGATAAAGTAAAGGCCGATGGCCAGCAACTTTGGGAAACCGAACTGGAGAAAATAACAGTTAACGCATCTACCGAGCGCAAGCAGGATTTTTATACCGCCATGTACCATACCATGATAAACCCAACAGTTTATATGGATGTTGACGGGCAGTACAAAGGCCTCGATCAAAACATACATAAGGCCGAGGGCTTTACCAATTATACCACCTTTAGTTTATGGGATACTTACCGCGCCCTGCACCCGCTGTTTAACATTATACAGCCACAGCGCAATGCCGATATGGTAAGATCGATGATGGTGCATTTTGACCAGAGCCCCGAGCATATGCTACCCGTATGGAGCAACTCGGGTAACGAAAACTGGTGTATGAGCGGCTACCACAGCGTTGCCGTTATTGCGGATGCCGTTGTTAAGGGCAATGCTCCTTTTGATGCTAACAAAGCCCTGGATGCCTGCGTGGCTACCGCCCGCCACCGTAGCTATGAAGGGATTGGCGAATATATAGACCTTGGTTACGTACCCGACGAAAAGACAGGTGTATCGGTATCTAATACTTTAGAGTATGCTTACGACGATTGGGCCATTGCCCAAATGGCCAAAAAACTTGGCCGAACAGATATTTATAACGAGTTTATAAAACGATCTGAAAACTATAAAAATGTTTACGACGCCAAAGCCGGCTTTATGCGCCCTAAACTGGCTAACGGAACTTTCCGCACTAAGTTTGACCCATTGAGTACCATTAACGAAGGCTTTATTGAAGGTAACTCGTGGAACTATACTTTATTTGCCCCGCAGGATCCTGAAGGTTTGATAAAACTGATGGGTGGCGACAAACGTTTTGTAGGGTATTTAGATTCGCTGTTTACCATGAACCTGCCGGATAAATATTTTGCCGAGACCGAAGATATTACCCGCGACGGTATTATTGGTAATTACGTGCATGGTAACGAACCATCGCACCATGTGGCCTACCTGTATAACTGGACGGATAAGCCATGGAAAACACAGGAACGCATACGCATGATATTACCGCGCATGTACAAACCAACACCCGATGGTTTGGGTGGCAACGATGATACCGGCCAAATGAGCGCCTGGTATATATTCAGCAGCTTAGGGTTTTACCCAATGGCACCCGGTTCGGTTGATTATGCTATTGGCAGCCCGGCGGTAAATAACGCCGTTGTGCAAGTTGGCGGTGGCAAAACTTTTACCATCAACGTAAAAAATCAAAGCGAAAAAAATGTTTACGTGCAAAAGATAACACTGAATGGTAAACCATTAACAGGTTTAAACATTACCCACCAGCAAATTATGGATGGGGGCGAAATGGTGTTTTATATGAGCAGTAAGCACAAGTAG
- a CDS encoding NUDIX hydrolase — MMEWKTLSSTYIHKGPWATLRTDKCEMPDGRIVEDYYVLEYPNWVNAVAITADNKVLMVRQYRHAADIVSLEIPGGVIDGDEIPEAAMRRELLEETGYQFDDIELISTVYANPSTANNKTFCYLAKGGVKVQEQHLDELEHLVVEEYTIAEVKQLLADNKIAQALHCTGLFYALIKLGEL; from the coding sequence ATAATGGAATGGAAAACCCTTTCATCAACCTATATACATAAAGGCCCGTGGGCCACATTACGTACCGACAAATGCGAAATGCCTGACGGCCGTATAGTGGAAGATTATTATGTGCTTGAATACCCCAATTGGGTAAACGCCGTAGCCATTACTGCTGATAATAAAGTTTTAATGGTACGCCAATATAGGCATGCCGCTGATATTGTATCACTTGAAATACCAGGCGGCGTTATTGATGGCGACGAAATACCCGAAGCAGCAATGCGGCGAGAGTTATTGGAGGAAACTGGTTATCAGTTTGATGATATTGAACTAATTAGCACCGTATATGCCAACCCGTCTACAGCAAACAATAAAACTTTTTGTTACCTGGCCAAAGGCGGCGTAAAAGTGCAGGAACAACACCTGGATGAATTAGAACATTTAGTAGTGGAAGAATACACCATAGCCGAAGTAAAACAGCTTTTGGCTGATAATAAAATAGCCCAGGCATTGCATTGCACCGGACTATTTTACGCATTGATAAAATTAGGAGAGTTGTAG
- a CDS encoding RagB/SusD family nutrient uptake outer membrane protein — MKTKRFIYISTFCIALILTACNKELDLKPHQQIDQDQAILTSRDVEITLIGAYNRAGLSDFYGGSVFLEPDLLATQSVIDWSGTYQELTQMVSQTIPNDNGFVANLWLAGYQVINQTNNVLANVDKVDADQKDRVEGEAKFLRGLVYFDLVRLFGKAYNDGSPTANLGVPIVLTPTKSVDASSQVVRATVDAGYKQAIADLTSAETLLPDDNGVYAAKNAASAILARLYLQKEDYTNAAIEANKVISSGLYELNKPYANEFAFNNPGHVDNTSEDIFAIQVTNQQGVNDLNTYYASADFSGRGDIAIKQSFLNTFEANDQRRDVYYEADDVLWTSKFNNVYGNVRIVRLAEMYLIRAEANLRNNTAVGDTPLNDVNVIRKRAGLANATTVSIASINVERRHELAFEGGFFLHDAKRLKLNVGALPYNSPKLIFPIPLREINANPKLQQNEGY, encoded by the coding sequence ATGAAAACGAAAAGATTTATATATATATCAACCTTTTGTATCGCGTTAATTTTAACTGCATGCAATAAGGAACTTGACCTGAAACCTCATCAGCAAATTGACCAGGATCAGGCTATTCTTACATCCCGCGATGTAGAGATTACTTTAATAGGCGCTTATAACCGGGCCGGACTATCAGATTTTTACGGCGGCAGTGTGTTTTTAGAGCCCGATCTGCTGGCGACGCAAAGTGTGATTGACTGGTCGGGTACTTACCAGGAGCTTACACAAATGGTGAGTCAAACTATACCTAACGATAATGGCTTTGTGGCCAACTTGTGGCTTGCAGGCTACCAGGTAATTAACCAAACCAACAATGTTTTGGCTAACGTTGATAAAGTTGATGCCGACCAAAAAGATCGTGTGGAAGGTGAGGCTAAATTTTTGAGAGGTCTTGTTTATTTTGACTTGGTTAGGCTATTTGGCAAAGCATATAATGATGGCAGCCCTACAGCTAACCTTGGCGTACCAATTGTGTTAACGCCAACTAAATCGGTTGATGCTTCTTCGCAGGTTGTACGAGCAACAGTTGATGCGGGTTATAAACAGGCTATTGCCGACTTAACAAGTGCCGAGACCTTGCTGCCGGATGATAATGGCGTATATGCCGCAAAAAATGCGGCATCGGCCATACTGGCAAGGCTTTATTTGCAAAAAGAAGATTATACCAATGCAGCCATTGAGGCAAATAAGGTAATAAGCTCGGGTTTATATGAATTAAATAAACCATATGCTAACGAGTTTGCTTTTAATAATCCCGGCCATGTTGATAATACGTCTGAGGATATCTTTGCCATTCAGGTAACCAACCAGCAGGGCGTGAATGATTTGAATACCTATTATGCATCAGCAGATTTTAGTGGCCGTGGCGACATCGCTATCAAACAAAGTTTTTTAAATACGTTTGAAGCAAATGATCAGCGACGCGATGTGTATTATGAAGCCGATGATGTATTATGGACAAGTAAATTCAATAATGTATATGGAAACGTGCGTATAGTACGTTTAGCAGAAATGTACCTGATACGCGCTGAAGCAAACCTGCGTAATAACACAGCTGTAGGCGACACACCCTTAAATGATGTAAATGTAATACGAAAAAGAGCGGGCTTAGCTAATGCAACAACCGTAAGTATTGCAAGTATTAATGTTGAGAGAAGGCATGAGTTAGCATTTGAGGGAGGCTTTTTCTTGCATGATGCTAAACGCCTTAAACTGAATGTAGGTGCCCTGCCTTACAATTCACCCAAATTAATATTTCCAATACCATTAAGAGAAATTAATGCTAACCCCAAATTGCAGCAAAACGAAGGGTACTAA
- a CDS encoding TPM domain-containing protein, translating to MAVFTEEEQQQIQKAVAEAEKNTSGEIRVCIDKTCSDEALDRAVKYFAQLEMHKTKLRNGVLIYVATVDRKFAIIGDAGINKVVPDDFWDSTKEDMLNHFKYGNLVEGIVTGVKNAGEQLKKYFPYLLDDKNELPDDIAFMDGN from the coding sequence ATGGCAGTATTTACAGAAGAAGAACAGCAGCAAATACAAAAGGCAGTAGCCGAGGCCGAGAAGAATACATCGGGCGAGATACGCGTTTGTATAGACAAAACCTGTAGCGACGAAGCGCTTGACCGCGCTGTTAAATACTTTGCCCAGTTAGAGATGCATAAAACCAAACTGCGCAACGGGGTATTGATATACGTAGCTACTGTTGACCGTAAGTTTGCCATTATTGGCGATGCAGGCATAAACAAAGTAGTGCCCGATGATTTTTGGGATAGCACAAAAGAGGATATGCTTAACCATTTTAAATATGGTAACCTGGTTGAGGGGATTGTTACCGGCGTAAAAAATGCCGGCGAACAATTAAAAAAGTACTTCCCTTACCTGCTTGATGATAAAAATGAATTGCCCGACGATATAGCCTTTATGGATGGTAACTAA
- a CDS encoding RNA polymerase sigma factor, with protein sequence MIAPVDNRLHTLWEGCLRNDRKQQEMLYRILAPKMLAVCMRYAKDKDEAQDILQEGFIKMFKNMNNYRGEGSLEGWIRRIMVHSAISRYRKAKTMVLVDDFAEQNIPVSSSYNNNGLEAQELMSMVADLPDTYRSVFNMYAIEGYSHQEISGKLGMSELLSRTTLHRARTILKDKLKSLAARERHCLAG encoded by the coding sequence ATGATCGCTCCAGTTGATAATCGCTTACACACCCTTTGGGAAGGGTGTTTGCGCAACGACCGTAAACAACAAGAAATGTTGTACAGAATTTTAGCGCCTAAAATGCTTGCTGTGTGCATGCGCTATGCTAAAGATAAAGATGAGGCACAGGATATTTTACAGGAAGGTTTTATAAAGATGTTTAAGAACATGAACAATTACCGCGGCGAAGGCAGCCTTGAGGGATGGATACGTCGTATAATGGTACACAGTGCTATATCGCGCTACCGCAAAGCCAAAACAATGGTGTTGGTTGACGACTTTGCTGAGCAAAACATACCGGTAAGCAGCAGCTACAATAATAATGGCTTAGAAGCGCAGGAGCTGATGAGCATGGTTGCCGATCTGCCTGATACCTATCGTTCCGTTTTTAATATGTACGCTATAGAAGGATACTCGCACCAGGAAATCAGCGGTAAATTAGGTATGTCTGAATTATTATCGCGTACTACTTTGCACCGTGCCCGTACCATACTTAAAGACAAGTTAAAAAGCTTAGCAGCAAGAGAACGCCACTGCCTGGCGGGCTAA
- a CDS encoding FAD-binding protein, translated as MIKEIEIVCPPGQQEDETLLISLAAATANIAVKSINGIKILKRSIDARGRKVLYRMQVRLYVDEPYLPEVYNLQYPNVKDAKRVLIVGAGPAGIFAALQCIEMGLKPVILERGKDVKQRRRDLANINKQGLVNPESNYCFGEGGAGTYSDGKLYTRSTKRGDVTGVLKTFVAHGATEDILVDARPHIGTNKLPQIITAMRETILNAGGEVLFDTKVTALLVQFGKVKGVQLANGEKLLADAVILATGHSAHDVFRMLHSQDILIEAKPFALGVRIEHPQEIIDRAQYHCEYRGPDLPPSYYNLVEQVNDRGVFSFCMCPGGIIAPCATAADEIVVNGWSPSKRNNPFANSGTVVQINMEDVKGDMNDPFRMLNFQQQAEHLAFKAGGGNLVAPAQRMVDFVERRVSADLPQNSYLPGCKSTDLQQVLPDWIHERLRKALPAFGRKMKDYYTNEAILVGVESRTSSPIKVPRDRETLQHPQVAGLYPCGEGAGYAGGIISAAIDGVNCANAAVGYLS; from the coding sequence ATGATCAAAGAAATTGAAATTGTATGCCCGCCCGGGCAACAGGAAGACGAAACGTTACTGATATCACTTGCAGCCGCAACAGCCAACATTGCTGTTAAAAGTATAAATGGCATTAAAATACTCAAACGATCAATAGACGCCCGAGGCCGCAAGGTGTTATACCGTATGCAGGTGCGCCTGTACGTTGACGAACCTTACCTGCCCGAAGTGTACAACCTGCAATACCCAAATGTAAAGGATGCAAAGCGCGTGCTGATAGTAGGCGCAGGCCCGGCGGGGATATTTGCCGCCCTGCAATGCATAGAAATGGGCCTGAAGCCTGTAATACTGGAGCGCGGCAAGGATGTTAAGCAACGCCGCCGCGATTTGGCCAACATTAACAAACAGGGCCTGGTAAACCCGGAATCGAACTATTGCTTTGGCGAGGGGGGAGCAGGTACTTATTCGGACGGTAAGCTATATACCCGATCTACCAAGCGCGGCGATGTTACCGGCGTGCTAAAAACCTTTGTGGCCCATGGTGCTACCGAAGATATTTTGGTGGATGCACGCCCGCATATTGGAACCAACAAATTGCCGCAGATAATTACCGCCATGCGCGAAACCATTTTAAATGCCGGTGGCGAGGTGTTGTTTGATACCAAAGTAACTGCCTTGCTGGTGCAATTTGGTAAAGTAAAAGGTGTGCAGTTAGCCAATGGCGAAAAACTATTGGCCGATGCAGTGATATTGGCAACAGGCCACTCGGCGCATGATGTTTTCAGGATGCTGCATAGCCAGGATATTTTGATAGAAGCTAAGCCCTTTGCCCTTGGCGTGCGTATTGAGCACCCGCAAGAGATAATAGATCGCGCACAATATCATTGTGAGTACCGCGGGCCGGATCTGCCGCCATCATATTATAATTTAGTGGAGCAGGTGAACGACCGGGGAGTATTTTCGTTTTGCATGTGCCCCGGCGGCATTATTGCCCCTTGTGCCACTGCCGCTGATGAAATTGTAGTGAATGGTTGGAGCCCATCTAAACGAAATAATCCTTTTGCTAACTCGGGCACGGTTGTGCAAATAAATATGGAAGACGTAAAGGGCGATATGAATGACCCTTTCAGGATGCTGAATTTTCAGCAGCAGGCCGAGCATTTGGCCTTTAAGGCAGGTGGTGGTAACCTGGTTGCCCCGGCGCAACGCATGGTTGATTTTGTTGAACGCCGCGTATCTGCCGATCTGCCCCAAAATTCGTACCTGCCTGGCTGCAAAAGCACCGACCTGCAGCAAGTTTTACCCGACTGGATACACGAGCGTCTGCGCAAAGCCCTACCCGCCTTTGGCCGTAAAATGAAAGACTATTATACCAACGAGGCCATATTAGTAGGGGTAGAGTCGCGCACTTCATCACCCATAAAAGTACCGCGGGACAGGGAAACCCTGCAACACCCGCAAGTTGCCGGCCTATACCCCTGCGGCGAAGGCGCCGGTTATGCAGGGGGCATTATCTCGGCAGCTATTGATGGGGTAAATTGTGCGAATGCGGCGGTAGGATATCTATCGTAG